In Cryptomeria japonica chromosome 10, Sugi_1.0, whole genome shotgun sequence, a genomic segment contains:
- the LOC131055547 gene encoding UDP-glycosyltransferase 83A1-like, with translation MGICGEKPHALLVPFAAQGHINPMMQLAMNLVSDGFLVTFVNNEYNQSRMLESKKTAKLGHANEVENNLRMVCIPDGLPPDSNRADLSKLFSSLRDTLVSSLHKLIQDINETEAHIVTCMIVDVSLFYALDVAKQYNISSAILAPISVACNAICSSASSLVSSGIVSCTGHPKVNDMIKSFPSMAPLHSTLFPWMFGSEAEKEKQFESLMDLEKALEADWILFNSFNLLEESAIKEYPQKGVVVCPIGPLISLNILEGKSRGPHKAALWAEDVECLDWLDRQAPQSVIYAAFGSLTLLNEKQLQELASGLEATGRPFLWVVRFDLMDGTTGALPSGFVERVGDRGCFVSWAPQLSVLSHAAIACFVTHCGWNSTLESISMGVPMLSWPYFADQFINCSYIVNEWKIGFQLTGNTEGIIEKREIQDAVERLLVGEEGCEIKNRVSLLKDGARAAVREGGSSYVNYKLFIQTMKSNVKRPQSLQARGGTP, from the exons ATGGGTATATGTGGAGAAAAGCCCCACGCACTACTTGTGCCTTTTGCTGCTCAAGGCCACATAAATCCCATGATGCAGCTGGCCATGAATCTTGTTTCCGATGGCTTTCTTGTTACATTTGTGAATAACGAGTACAATCAGTCCCGCATGTTGGAGTCAAAGAAGACGGCAAAACTGGGACATGCAAATGAAGTGGAGAATAATCTTAGAATGGTATGTATACCGGATGGTCTTCCACCGGATTCAAATCGGGCAGACCTTTCAAAATTATTCAGCTCACTGAGAGACACGCTTGTTTCTTCACTGCACAAACTTATTCAAGACATCAACGAAACGGAAGCACATATTGTCACTTGCATGATTGTCGACGTCAGCCTTTTTTACGCTCTGGATGTGGCGAAACAATACAATATTTCGTCTGCTATTTTGGCCCCGATTTCTGTTGCTTGTAATGCCATATGCAGTAGCGCTTCAAGCCTAGTCTCTTCTGGGATTGTATCTTGCACTG GACATCCGAAGGTGAATGATATGATCAAATCTTTTCCCTCGATGGCCCCTTTGCATTCTACACTATTTCCATGGATGTTTGGGAGCGAAGCCGAAAAGGAGAAACAGTTTGAGTCTCTCATGGATTTGGAAAAGGCTTTAGAGGCGGATTGGATTCTGTTCAACTCCTTCAACCTTCTGGAAGAATCGGCAATCAAAGAATACCCTCAAAAAGGTGTCGTGGTATGCCCAATAGGTCCTCTGATTTCATTAAACATTCTCGAGGGAAAATCAAGAGGCCCACATAAGGCTGCCTTGTGGGCAGAGGACGTGGAGTGCTTGGACTGGCTGGACAGACAGGCTCCCCAGTCTGTCATCTATGCTGCCTTTGGAAGCTTGACATTACTCAACGAAAAACAACTACAAGAGCTGGCTTCAGGATTGGAGGCAACCGGCAGACCATTTCTGTGGGTTGTTCggtttgatttgatggatggaacGACCGGTGCATTACCTTCAGGATTCGTTGAACGCGTGGGAGATCGTGGGTGTTTTGTTTCATGGGCTCCTCAACTGTCGGTTTTATCTCACGCTGCCATTGCTTGTTTTGTTACACACTGTGGATGGAATTCTACATTGGAGAGTATTAGCATGGGTGTGCCGATGCTCAGCTGGCCATACTTTGCCGACCAGTTCATCAACTGTTCTTATATTGTCAATGAATGGAAAATTGGGTTCCAACTCACTGGAAACACAGAAGGAATAATAGAGAAGAGGGAGATTCAAGATGCTGTGGAGAGGCTGCTAGTTGGAGAAGAAGGGTGTGAGATAAAGAACAGAGTTTCACTGCTCAAGGATGGCGCACGGGCTGCTGTGAGGGAAGGTGGATCATCATATGTTAACTATAAGTTGTTTATCCAGACGATGAAAAGTAATGTGAAACGACCGCAGTCTCTCCAGGCTAGAGGAGGAACACCTTGA